DNA from Anaerolineales bacterium:
AATACGAACAGTAACGACTGCCTTAAGTTTCTTTGCCATTCTTTCTCCTTAGTGGTCTTAGCGAGTCATTGTGGCCAATGCACAGCAGTGGCCCGCGGCGCGATGCGCCGCACTCTCCCACAAATTCACTAGGCCTTTTCGACCTGCAAGAAGTCTAACTCCACCGGGGTTTCACGCCCAAAGAAGTTGACCATTACGCGCACCTTGGCGCGCTCCATATCGATCTCCGAGACGGTGCCCCGGAAATCGTTGAACGGACCATCCACAATGCGCACGCGCTCACCTTGCTTGAAGGTGACCTTGATGCGTGGCGCCTCCGCCTCCATGCGCTTGACGATCTGAGAGACTTCCTCAGGGCGCAACGGCAGCGGGGTGTTGCCCTGGCCTACAAAGCTGGTGACACCAGGGGTGTTGCGTACAACAAACCATGATTCCTCAGAGAGGACCATGTTCACTAAGATATAGCCCGGGAAGACGCGGCGCTCCACAGTACGGCGCTTGCCTTCTTTAACTTCGATTTCTTCTTCGGTAGGCACAACAACATCGAAGATCATGTTCTTCATGCCCATCGATTCGATGCGCTGCTCCAGGTTATGGCGCACCTTGTTCTCGTAACCAGAGTAGCAGTGCACCACATACCAGGCACGGCCATCGGCATGTTCGCCCTCCACCGTGGGCACCTGGCTGAAATCGGGGACGTCATCCCCGCCATCGCGCGAGAAATCATCGCTCATGCGGCGGGTGCGCGGCCGTTCCTCAGCCACTGGCGCAGCCTCTAGCGGGGCCGCCTCAGGCTCCTGCGCGGACACGCTTGGCTCTTCCGACGCCACCGGCGGAGTT
Protein-coding regions in this window:
- the nusG gene encoding transcription termination/antitermination protein NusG; the protein is MSDDFSRDGGDDVPDFSQVPTVEGEHADGRAWYVVHCYSGYENKVRHNLEQRIESMGMKNMIFDVVVPTEEEIEVKEGKRRTVERRVFPGYILVNMVLSEESWFVVRNTPGVTSFVGQGNTPLPLRPEEVSQIVKRMEAEAPRIKVTFKQGERVRIVDGPFNDFRGTVSEIDMERAKVRVMVNFFGRETPVELDFLQVEKA